A region of Streptomyces deccanensis DNA encodes the following proteins:
- a CDS encoding DUF2264 domain-containing protein, whose amino-acid sequence MHPQPQADRTLSPYTGYTRAHWETAADTLLAAVEPYATADGALYHLPGDRTSWSGRLSDGLEGYARTLLLAAFRRDETALARYADGLAAGVAGVWPRIEDRSQPLVEAASIAFALRVTRKELWDRLDDGVRRRAAAWLGDALTAEPWPCNWELFPVTVGGFLEEIGYEPELSRRVVEQRLDRIEQWYLGDGWYTDGDGRKFDYYNGWAMHLYPVLHAWLAQDDRLLARYGDRLATHLGDYARLFGGDGAPLHQGRSLTYRFATTVPLWLGALTGRTPLSPGQTRRLASGALKYFLDRGAVDDRGLLSLGWHGPNSAVLQGYSGPASPYWASKGFLGLLLPPDHEVWTATEEPGPVEREDEQRPVGPPNWLLQSTRSDGLVRLHNHGSEDVRYDPFYTRLAYSTVTEPVPLAEPAATYDNSVIVGGDASRVDIEPLGVGEGWAASRHAVGDSGVRVTSLVVARGAVEVRAHLVSGAAPGTPVRITGWAAAEGVRAELAPAHGLSETDGSGCEGTTAGDATLFVALARLTADPDPLPLTELVSVAVEGAHDVVVTWADGERAAFRFDRGATASDGRSSASSWSVTPR is encoded by the coding sequence ATGCACCCCCAGCCTCAAGCCGACCGCACCCTCAGCCCGTACACCGGCTACACCCGCGCCCACTGGGAGACCGCGGCCGACACGTTGCTGGCCGCCGTCGAGCCGTACGCGACGGCGGACGGGGCCCTCTACCACCTGCCCGGCGACCGCACCAGCTGGTCCGGTCGGCTCTCCGACGGCCTGGAGGGCTACGCCCGCACCCTCCTCCTCGCCGCCTTCCGCCGGGACGAGACCGCGCTCGCCCGCTACGCGGACGGCCTCGCCGCCGGCGTGGCGGGCGTCTGGCCGCGCATCGAGGACCGCAGTCAGCCCCTCGTGGAGGCCGCGTCGATCGCCTTCGCGCTGCGCGTGACCCGGAAGGAACTCTGGGACCGCCTCGACGACGGCGTCCGCCGGCGCGCGGCGGCCTGGCTCGGCGACGCGCTCACCGCCGAACCCTGGCCCTGCAACTGGGAGCTGTTCCCGGTGACCGTCGGCGGCTTCCTCGAAGAGATCGGGTACGAACCGGAGCTGTCCCGCCGCGTCGTCGAGCAGCGCCTCGACCGGATCGAGCAGTGGTACCTCGGCGACGGCTGGTACACCGACGGCGACGGCCGCAAGTTCGACTACTACAACGGCTGGGCCATGCACCTCTACCCGGTGCTGCACGCCTGGCTCGCCCAGGACGACCGCCTCCTCGCCCGCTACGGCGACCGCCTGGCGACCCATCTCGGCGACTACGCCCGTCTGTTCGGCGGCGACGGCGCCCCCCTCCACCAGGGCCGTTCCCTCACCTACCGCTTCGCGACGACCGTCCCGCTCTGGCTGGGCGCCCTCACCGGCCGTACGCCGCTGTCGCCGGGGCAGACGCGGCGGCTGGCCTCGGGCGCGCTGAAGTACTTCCTCGACCGGGGCGCCGTCGACGACCGGGGCCTGCTGTCGCTGGGCTGGCACGGCCCGAACTCCGCTGTCCTGCAAGGCTATTCGGGGCCCGCCTCCCCGTACTGGGCCAGCAAGGGCTTCCTCGGCCTGCTCCTGCCGCCCGACCACGAGGTGTGGACGGCGACGGAGGAGCCGGGACCGGTGGAGCGCGAGGACGAGCAGCGCCCCGTCGGCCCGCCCAACTGGCTCCTGCAGTCCACGCGTTCGGACGGGCTGGTCCGCCTCCACAACCACGGCAGCGAGGACGTGCGCTACGACCCCTTCTACACCCGGCTCGCGTACTCGACCGTGACGGAGCCCGTGCCCCTGGCGGAGCCGGCCGCGACGTACGACAACAGCGTGATCGTCGGCGGCGACGCGAGCCGCGTCGACATCGAGCCGCTGGGTGTGGGGGAGGGGTGGGCCGCGTCCCGCCACGCGGTCGGCGACAGTGGCGTGCGGGTCACCAGCCTCGTCGTGGCCCGCGGCGCGGTCGAGGTCCGTGCCCACCTGGTGAGCGGCGCGGCGCCCGGCACCCCCGTGCGGATCACGGGGTGGGCGGCGGCGGAGGGCGTACGGGCCGAACTCGCGCCCGCGCACGGCCTGTCGGAGACGGACGGCTCCGGATGCGAGGGCACGACGGCCGGGGACGCCACCCTCTTCGTCGCGCTCGCCCGTCTCACCGCCGACCCCGACCCCCTGCCGCTCACGGAGCTGGTGTCCGTGGCGGTGGAGGGGGCGCACGACGTGGTCGTGACCTGGGCCGACGGGGAACGGGCGGCGTTCCGCTTCGACCGCGGGGCTACGGCGTCAGACGGGCGATCTTCAGCGTCTTCGTGGTCGGTGACGCCCCGGTGA
- a CDS encoding rhamnogalacturonan lyase B N-terminal domain-containing protein has protein sequence MSGSPDRTTLGRRGFVVGTAATAVGAALAVPLAGTARAATFGYTDDGTNYVIDTGANLVFKVRKSNGDLSSLVYRGVEYQGYGGMNSHIESGLGTSTVTIRQSGSTILVSVAYGTLRHYYAARSGENNVYLWTNKADTSVSATRFILRVKAGLFLNDEPDSYTYAPSTIEASDVFRKSDGQTRSKHFSRLRVMDYDYVGWSANGVGLWMVRSNHEKASGGPFYRSLLRHQSADGGGLYEILYYGQNQTEEQRFGLQGPYVIAFTDGGAPSSSLFPGTLTTSWADSLGLSGYVSASGRGRVAGVGITGRNTAYAYTVGIANSTAQYWGSARASDGWFSISGVLPGTYTLTVFKGELAVYTTSVTVTAGGTTTLNSIAIPSTNDPSNASAIWRINDWNGTPSGFKNADLMTYAHPSDTRAAAWTGNVVIGSGSETSAFPCYLWKDVNSGLLVYFRLTAAQAAAAHTLRIGVTTAYANGRPQVVVNDTWTSAIPSPPTQPNTRSLTNGSYRGNNHTFTYSVPASAWLTDTSQYNVLKINVVSGSGTTSYLSAGTAIDAIDLLS, from the coding sequence ATGTCCGGATCCCCCGACCGCACGACGCTCGGCCGACGCGGCTTCGTCGTCGGTACCGCCGCCACCGCCGTCGGCGCCGCACTCGCCGTTCCGCTGGCCGGCACCGCCCGCGCGGCCACGTTCGGCTACACCGACGACGGCACCAACTACGTGATCGACACCGGCGCGAACCTCGTGTTCAAGGTCAGGAAGAGCAACGGCGACCTGTCGTCGCTGGTCTACCGGGGCGTGGAGTACCAGGGCTACGGCGGCATGAACTCGCACATCGAGTCCGGCCTCGGCACCTCCACCGTCACCATCCGCCAGTCCGGCTCGACGATCCTCGTCTCCGTCGCCTACGGCACGCTGAGGCACTACTACGCGGCCCGCAGCGGCGAGAACAACGTCTACCTGTGGACCAACAAGGCCGACACCTCGGTCTCCGCGACCCGCTTCATCCTGCGGGTGAAGGCGGGCCTGTTCCTCAACGACGAGCCCGACTCCTACACCTACGCGCCCAGCACCATCGAGGCATCGGACGTGTTCAGGAAGTCCGACGGCCAGACCCGCTCGAAGCACTTCTCCAGACTCCGCGTCATGGACTACGACTACGTCGGCTGGTCGGCGAACGGGGTCGGCCTGTGGATGGTGCGCAGCAACCACGAGAAGGCCTCCGGCGGCCCCTTCTACCGCTCCCTCCTGCGCCACCAGAGCGCGGACGGCGGCGGCCTCTACGAGATCCTGTACTACGGGCAGAACCAGACCGAGGAACAGCGGTTCGGCCTCCAGGGCCCGTACGTCATCGCGTTCACGGACGGCGGGGCGCCCTCCTCCTCGCTGTTCCCGGGGACCCTGACCACCTCGTGGGCGGACTCGCTCGGCCTGTCCGGGTACGTCTCCGCGAGCGGCCGGGGCCGGGTGGCGGGCGTCGGCATCACCGGGCGGAACACGGCGTACGCGTACACCGTGGGGATCGCCAACTCGACGGCGCAGTACTGGGGTTCGGCTCGGGCGTCGGACGGCTGGTTCTCCATCTCCGGGGTGCTGCCGGGGACGTACACCCTCACGGTGTTCAAGGGTGAGCTGGCGGTGTACACCACCTCGGTGACGGTCACGGCGGGCGGGACGACGACCCTGAACTCGATCGCGATCCCGTCCACCAACGACCCGTCGAACGCGTCCGCGATCTGGCGGATCAACGACTGGAACGGCACGCCGAGCGGGTTCAAGAACGCCGACCTGATGACGTACGCGCATCCGTCGGACACGCGGGCCGCCGCCTGGACCGGCAACGTGGTGATCGGCAGCGGGAGCGAGACCTCGGCCTTCCCCTGCTACCTCTGGAAGGACGTGAACAGCGGTCTCCTCGTCTACTTCCGGCTGACCGCCGCGCAGGCCGCCGCCGCCCACACCCTGCGCATCGGGGTGACGACGGCCTACGCCAACGGCCGGCCGCAGGTCGTCGTGAACGACACCTGGACCTCGGCCATCCCCTCGCCGCCCACCCAGCCGAACACGCGGTCCCTGACCAACGGGTCCTACCGGGGCAACAACCACACGTTCACCTACAGCGTCCCGGCGTCCGCCTGGCTGACGGACACGAGTCAGTACAACGTGCTGAAGATCAACGTGGTGAGCGGTTCGGGGACGACCTCCTACCTCAGTGCGGGGACGGCGATCGACGCGATCGACCTGCTGAGCTGA
- a CDS encoding RICIN domain-containing protein — protein MRRAYAMLLALCLALAGALVTAGPAQAAPQTITNGTQFTDSGGNPLHAHGGGVLKVGNYYYWFGENRNADNTFRYVSAYRSTDLKNWEFRNHVLTEATDPELATANIERPKVIYNAATGKFVMWMHKENGVDYSEARAAVAVSDTVDGNYTWRGSFRPLGQHMSRDITTFVDTDGTGYMISAARENYDLQIYRLTADYTGIAALVADPWHGGHREAPALFKRGNVYFMLTSGATGWNPNQQQYATATNIAGPWTAMANVGDSTTFGSQTAYVLPVQGTSTTSYLYMGDRWGNSIGGTVNDSRYVWLPLTFPTSTTMSMSWTPEVTIDTATGTVSGTSATYNTLVARHSSKCADVTSQSQWAGAQIKQYACNGGNNQKYWFKSVGGGYYQLMTRHSSLCVQENANTVTQENCNSSNTAQQFSLTTTGSYVNVKSRATGECLDVNGASTADGAAIITYTCNSGTNQQWTRGT, from the coding sequence ATGAGACGTGCGTACGCGATGCTCCTCGCGCTCTGTCTGGCGCTGGCAGGCGCCCTCGTCACGGCCGGCCCCGCCCAGGCGGCGCCGCAGACCATCACCAACGGCACCCAGTTCACCGACAGCGGCGGCAACCCCCTGCACGCCCACGGCGGCGGCGTCCTCAAGGTCGGCAACTACTACTACTGGTTCGGCGAGAACCGCAACGCCGACAACACCTTCCGGTACGTCTCGGCCTACCGCTCCACGGACCTGAAGAACTGGGAGTTCCGCAACCACGTCCTGACCGAGGCCACCGACCCGGAACTGGCGACCGCCAACATCGAGCGTCCGAAGGTCATCTACAACGCGGCCACCGGCAAGTTCGTGATGTGGATGCACAAGGAGAACGGCGTCGACTACAGCGAGGCCCGCGCGGCCGTCGCCGTCTCCGACACCGTCGACGGCAACTACACCTGGCGGGGCAGCTTCCGCCCGCTGGGCCAGCACATGTCCCGTGACATCACCACGTTCGTGGACACCGACGGCACCGGCTACATGATCTCGGCCGCCCGCGAGAACTACGACCTCCAGATCTACCGGCTCACCGCCGACTACACCGGCATCGCCGCCCTCGTCGCCGACCCCTGGCACGGCGGCCACCGCGAGGCCCCGGCCCTGTTCAAGCGGGGCAACGTCTACTTCATGCTGACCTCGGGCGCCACCGGCTGGAACCCCAACCAGCAGCAGTACGCCACCGCCACCAACATCGCGGGCCCCTGGACCGCCATGGCCAACGTCGGCGACTCCACGACCTTCGGCTCGCAGACCGCCTACGTCCTGCCCGTACAGGGCACGTCGACCACCTCCTACCTCTACATGGGCGACCGCTGGGGCAACTCCATCGGCGGCACGGTCAACGACTCCCGCTACGTCTGGCTGCCGCTGACCTTCCCGACCTCCACCACGATGTCCATGTCCTGGACCCCCGAGGTCACGATCGACACGGCCACCGGCACGGTCAGCGGGACGAGCGCCACCTACAACACGCTGGTCGCCCGACACTCCTCCAAGTGCGCCGACGTCACCAGCCAGTCCCAGTGGGCGGGCGCCCAGATCAAGCAGTACGCCTGCAACGGCGGCAACAACCAGAAGTACTGGTTCAAGTCCGTCGGCGGCGGCTACTACCAGTTGATGACCCGGCACAGCTCCCTGTGCGTCCAGGAGAACGCCAACACGGTCACCCAGGAGAACTGCAACTCCTCCAACACCGCCCAGCAGTTCTCGCTCACCACCACCGGCTCCTACGTGAACGTCAAGTCCCGCGCGACCGGGGAGTGCCTGGACGTCAACGGCGCGTCCACCGCCGACGGTGCCGCGATCATCACGTACACGTGCAACAGCGGCACCAACCAGCAGTGGACGCGCGGTACATGA
- a CDS encoding rhamnogalacturonan acetylesterase: MRRFTVAALTAAATLGTVLAAAPAEAHRGRPALGLENCAANACHFDVPDGTYDVTVRLGGEAAASTKITGETRRTLLAETATEAGDTVLRSFTVNVRTPEGEPTGPAGTPGLDLVVGGSAPALADIRVTPAKRARQIFLVGDSTVCDQPGDPYSGWGQQLPQYLRKGLSVANYADSGESTVSYLADSRLWATVQPQIRRGDLVLIQLAHNDKQTDEATYRANLETLVAGVREKGGRPVLVTPIVRRWFNADGTLNNGTALLVNGLGVDHPAVTREVAAAGGVPLIDLTAGTKALVESLGTEGSKALYLYNEKRDNTHTSVHGATVYADLVRDALVAQGLVPEGKTRVG; the protein is encoded by the coding sequence ATGAGACGTTTCACCGTCGCCGCGCTGACGGCGGCCGCGACCCTGGGCACGGTCCTCGCGGCCGCGCCGGCCGAGGCGCACCGGGGCCGCCCCGCGCTGGGCCTGGAGAACTGCGCCGCGAACGCCTGCCACTTCGACGTCCCGGACGGCACGTACGACGTGACGGTCCGCCTCGGCGGGGAGGCCGCGGCGAGCACGAAGATCACCGGTGAGACGCGCCGCACACTGCTCGCCGAGACGGCCACGGAGGCCGGGGACACCGTCCTCCGCAGCTTCACCGTGAACGTCCGCACCCCCGAGGGCGAGCCGACCGGCCCCGCGGGCACGCCCGGTCTCGACCTGGTCGTCGGCGGGTCGGCGCCCGCGCTGGCCGACATCCGGGTGACCCCCGCGAAGCGGGCCCGCCAGATCTTCCTCGTCGGCGACTCCACCGTCTGCGACCAGCCCGGCGACCCCTACTCCGGCTGGGGCCAGCAGCTGCCGCAGTACCTGCGCAAGGGCCTCTCGGTCGCCAACTACGCCGACTCCGGCGAGAGCACGGTGTCCTACCTGGCCGACTCCCGGCTGTGGGCCACCGTCCAGCCGCAGATCCGGCGGGGTGACCTGGTGCTGATCCAGCTGGCCCACAACGACAAGCAGACGGACGAGGCCACGTACCGGGCCAACCTGGAGACACTGGTCGCGGGCGTCCGGGAGAAGGGCGGCCGGCCCGTCCTGGTCACCCCGATCGTCCGCCGCTGGTTCAACGCCGACGGCACGCTGAACAACGGCACGGCGCTGCTGGTGAACGGCCTGGGTGTCGACCATCCGGCGGTCACGCGGGAGGTCGCGGCGGCGGGGGGTGTGCCGCTGATCGACCTCACCGCCGGGACGAAGGCGCTGGTGGAGTCGTTGGGCACGGAGGGGTCGAAGGCGCTGTACCTCTACAACGAGAAGCGGGACAACACCCACACGTCCGTGCACGGAGCGACGGTCTACGCCGACCTCGTCCGTGACGCCCTCGTCGCCCAGGGGCTGGTGCCGGAGGGGAAGACCAGGGTGGGATAA